The Mycoplasma sp. 1654_15 genome contains a region encoding:
- a CDS encoding sigma factor-like helix-turn-helix DNA-binding protein, giving the protein MNNNKELDLLEKKEYWMNLFKKYSFLLTQNQKQVFHLYFVEDLSLNEVATELAVTRSAVFDTLKKTKNKLEEIYKKHQN; this is encoded by the coding sequence ATGAACAACAATAAAGAATTGGATTTGCTTGAAAAAAAAGAATATTGAATGAATTTATTTAAAAAATATTCTTTTTTATTAACTCAAAATCAGAAACAAGTTTTTCACTTATATTTTGTAGAAGATCTTTCATTAAACGAAGTTGCCACAGAATTAGCAGTAACTCGTTCTGCTGTTTTTGATACTTTAAAAAAAACTAAAAATAAATTAGAAGAAATATATAAAAAACACCAAAATTAA
- the ftsY gene encoding signal recognition particle-docking protein FtsY: protein MSFFKRLKEKIFGRKKTEEEKQLDEIAKEKKELEKQKQELKEEKIDKYVAGLSKANISLSEQLIELQKSKLKVDEEYFEELEEILIMSDISPFFVDVIIDELKKEVKKQNISDSKLINELIADKMYTIYANRSIINTHLNIKEDRLNIILMIGVNGSGKTTSISKIANKLKKEGKKILIAAGDTFRAAAVEQLEIWANRVGADILKPNPNEFDPGSVVYRALEKAEAENYDVLIIDTAGRLQNKVNLMNELKKVNKIIQNKYPDAPHESLLVLDATTGQNGISQAKHFKEATPVSGIVLTKMDGTSKGGIIFSIKDELDMDVKLIGLGEKIDDLQEFDLDNFIYALTKDLIKEYEQQ from the coding sequence ATGTCATTTTTTAAAAGATTAAAAGAGAAAATTTTCGGGCGCAAAAAAACAGAAGAAGAAAAGCAATTAGATGAAATTGCAAAGGAAAAAAAAGAACTTGAAAAGCAAAAACAAGAATTAAAAGAAGAAAAAATTGATAAATATGTAGCTGGTCTTAGCAAAGCAAACATTTCACTTTCTGAACAATTAATAGAATTACAAAAATCTAAACTTAAAGTAGATGAAGAATATTTTGAAGAATTAGAAGAAATTTTAATAATGTCAGATATTTCTCCATTTTTTGTTGATGTTATTATAGATGAGTTGAAAAAAGAAGTAAAAAAACAAAATATTTCAGATTCAAAATTAATTAATGAATTAATTGCTGATAAAATGTATACAATCTATGCAAATAGGTCTATAATTAATACTCATTTAAATATAAAAGAAGATAGATTAAACATTATTTTAATGATTGGTGTAAATGGTTCTGGAAAGACAACATCAATTTCTAAAATAGCAAATAAGTTGAAAAAAGAAGGAAAAAAGATACTTATTGCAGCTGGAGATACATTTAGAGCTGCTGCTGTTGAACAATTAGAAATTTGAGCAAATAGAGTTGGAGCTGATATTTTAAAACCCAATCCTAATGAATTCGATCCAGGTTCTGTAGTTTATCGTGCGCTTGAAAAAGCTGAAGCAGAAAATTACGATGTTTTAATTATAGATACTGCTGGAAGGCTTCAAAATAAAGTAAACTTGATGAACGAACTTAAAAAAGTAAACAAAATTATTCAAAATAAATATCCTGATGCACCACATGAGTCATTGCTAGTTTTAGATGCAACAACAGGACAAAATGGAATTTCTCAAGCTAAACATTTTAAAGAAGCAACCCCAGTTTCAGGAATAGTTTTAACAAAAATGGATGGTACTTCAAAAGGTGGAATCATCTTTTCAATTAAAGATGAACTAGATATGGATGTTAAATTAATAGGTTTGGGTGAAAAAATAGATGATTTACAGGAATTTGATTTAGATAATTTTATTTATGCTCTTACCAAAGATTTAATTAAAGAATATGAACAACAATAA
- the rpsD gene encoding 30S ribosomal protein S4, with protein MSRYTGPVFKKSRRYGFSILETGKEFAKGRQRKYAPGQHGQRKTKLSDYGLHLYEKQKVRFMYGINERQFRNTFKKATKKHGVAGTVFLQTLESRLDNVVYRAGFAETRRQARQLVNHGHFLLNGKKANIPSMIISVGDTIELTTKKEGKIRKNVQILESLEKNRTAEWIKLEKDKFKATFERLPERKELNPEIKESLIVEFYSK; from the coding sequence ATGTCACGTTATACAGGTCCAGTATTTAAAAAATCTAGAAGATATGGATTTTCTATCTTAGAAACAGGAAAAGAGTTTGCAAAAGGTAGACAAAGAAAATATGCTCCAGGTCAACACGGGCAAAGAAAAACTAAATTATCTGACTATGGATTACACTTATACGAAAAACAAAAAGTTCGTTTTATGTATGGAATTAATGAAAGACAATTTAGAAATACTTTCAAAAAAGCTACAAAAAAACACGGAGTTGCAGGTACAGTTTTCTTACAAACATTAGAATCCAGATTAGACAATGTAGTTTATAGAGCAGGATTTGCTGAAACTAGAAGACAAGCAAGACAATTAGTTAATCACGGTCACTTTTTATTAAATGGTAAAAAAGCTAATATTCCTTCAATGATAATTTCAGTTGGAGACACAATTGAATTAACAACTAAAAAAGAAGGAAAAATTAGAAAAAATGTTCAAATTCTTGAATCTCTTGAAAAAAACAGAACAGCTGAATGAATTAAGTTAGAAAAAGATAAATTTAAAGCAACATTTGAAAGATTACCTGAAAGAAAAGAATTAAATCCAGAAATTAAAGAATCTCTAATTGTTGAGTTCTACAGTAAATAA